The Polyodon spathula isolate WHYD16114869_AA chromosome 3, ASM1765450v1, whole genome shotgun sequence genome has a segment encoding these proteins:
- the LOC121312849 gene encoding 5-beta-cholestane-3-alpha,7-alpha-diol 12-alpha-hydroxylase-like produces the protein MSLLLPVLLALLISILSGLYFLGAFRKRRPGEPPLDRGPIPWLGHVLDFRRDTAKFLQKMQEKHGNIFTVQLAGHYFTFLMDPLSFGTVVKESRAKLDFNKFAVQLVQKVFGYHAMENDHKFLQISSNKHLMGDGLVVMTQAMMENLQNLMLHSVGSKKEQTAWSQDGLFNYSYNIVFRAGYLALFGNDTAKEAGSLEKAKERDRIQSQELFQEFRKYDRLFPRLAYGVLPPKEKMEAERLKRLFWDILSVQKVAMKDNISGWVLDQQQIRAENGMKESMQDRYMFLLLWASQGNTGPSAFWLLLFLMKHSEAMKAVQGEVDQLLKETGQEVTSVGPLVNLTRDMLLKTPILDSAVEETLRLTAAPVLTRAVMQDMKLRMADEREYSIREGDRVALFPYTAVQMDPAVHPDPDKFKYDRFLTLEGTKKTDFYKDGKKLKYYNMPWGAGVTMCPGRFFATNELKQFVFLMLTYFEFELENPDEEIPSIDVTRWGFGSMQPVRDIQFKYRLRF, from the coding sequence ATGTCTCTTTTGCTTCCAGTCCTCCTTGCCTTGCTAATCTCCATCCTCAGTGGCCTGTATTTCTTAGGAGCTTTTCGTAAAAGACGACCTGGAGAGCCTCCCCTGGACAGGGGCCCCATACCATGGCTGGGCCACGTGCTGGACTTCCGAAGGGACACAGCCAAGTTCCTGCAGAAGATGCAAGAGAAGCATGGGAacattttcactgtgcagttAGCAGGTCACTACTTCACTTTCCTCATGGACCCCCTTTCTTTTGGCACTGTTGTGAAAGAGTCCAGAGCCAAGCTTGACTTCAACAAGTTTGCTGTACAGCTGGTACAGAAGGTCTTTGGCTACCACGCAATGGAAAATGATCACAAGTTCCTGCAAATCTCCAGTAACAAGCACCTGATGGGCGACGGCTTGGTGGTTATGACCCAGGCCATGATGGAGAACTTGCAGAACCTGATGCTGCATAGTGTGGGCTCGAAGAAAGAGCAGACAGCATGGAGCCAGGATGGACTGTTTAACTATAGCTACAACATTGTCTTCAGGGCTGGCTACCTTGCACTTTTCGGCAACGATACTGCCAAGGAAGCTGGCAGTTTGGAGAAAGCTAAAGAACGGGACCGGATCCAATCTCAGGAACTGTTCCAAGAGTTCCGCAAGTACGATAGACTCTTCCCCCGGCTGGCATATGGAGTTCTGCCGCCAAAGGAAAAGATGGAAGCAGAGAGGTTGAAGAGGTTGTTCTGGGACATACTGTCTGTGCAGAAGGTAGCTATGAAAGACAACATCAGTGGCTGGGTGTTGGATCAGCAACAAATAAGAGCTGAGAATGGAATGAAGGAATCCATGCAGGACAGATACATGTTTCTGCTCCTCTGGGCTTCCCAGGGCAACACCGGTCCGTCCGCATTCTGGCTGCTACTTTTCCTCATGAAGCATTCTGAAGCCATGAAGGCAGTCCAGGGGGAAGTGGATCAGCTCTTAAAGGAAACCGGCCAAGAGGTCACATCTGTGGGCCCACTAGTTAATCTCACTAGAGACATGCTTCTCAAGACCCCCATTTTGGACAGTGCAGTGGAGGAAACCCTTCGCTTAACTGCTGCCCCTGTCCTCACCAGGGCTGTCATGCAGGACATGAAACTCAGGATGGCAGATGAGCGTGAGTACAGCATACGAGAGGGGGACAGAGTGGCTCTGTTCCCATACACTGCAGTGCAGATGGACCCGGCCGTGCATCCGGACCCAGACAAATTTAAATATGACCGATTCCTGACCCTGGAGGGGACCAAAAAGACTGACTTTTACAAAGATGGTAAGAAGCTGAAATATTATAACATGCCTTGGGGTGCTGGAGTCACTATGTGCCCAGGACGCTTCTTTGCTACAAATGAGCTCAAACAGTTTGTCTTCCTCATGCTGACATACTTTGAGTTTGAGCTGGAAAACCCGGATGAGGAAATCCCCTCCATTGATGTCACACGCTGGGGTTTTGGATCTATGCAACCAGTCAGAGACATCCAGTTTAAATACCGTCTACGATTCTAA